The Benincasa hispida cultivar B227 chromosome 11, ASM972705v1, whole genome shotgun sequence genome has a segment encoding these proteins:
- the LOC120091074 gene encoding kinesin-like protein KIN-14P isoform X5: protein MNSTSEQNNRDYAGLSISNVAVNGRPSVDRNAKQILILAAWLRSIFPGLNLPINASDEDLKACLLDANVLSQILNKLRKPGSAKEGGYVIHNLASRAEKITRFLAAIADMGIVKLDSTDIEDGSMDSVYNCLWSIRARFMSNDMGDKPLGCKSPAKSENIRFDTSLHDPFSPMSGEERRKVLFESKFLRTLSSPIMSEPLGGSNHQVGHKFHEVFQLKQGRYADLPAAKISEMMKSNSLDHLLLQNAPTQSLLSVVNGILDESVEKKNGEIPHRVACLLRKVVQEIERRISTQAEHLRTQNNLFKAREEKFQSRIRVLEALASNINEENQCVLSQLQQTKQAEKTKAEEKKNSVNEDVTRLIKERDECKAEIVLLKQELETAKKTYELRCLQVEMEKGEDVSRLMKERDESKVEITMLKQELEIAKKTYELRCLQVKTEKGEDVVRLIKERDESREKITMLEQELETTKEMYELRCLQVKTEKGEDVSRLIEERDENKAEITKLKQELETAKKTYELHCLQVEAEKEEDVSRLIKERDESKAEITMLKQELETTKKTYELRHLQVETKKGEDVTRLIEERDESRAEIISLKQELETAKKTYELRCLQLETENDEGMTRLIKERDESKVKIVTLKQELETAKNAYELRCLQLEKEKDEDVARLIMERDESKTEIAMLKQELETATKTYELRCLQVETEAKSAQLMLKERIKELEDLLEDSSNEVQKLTTSFESKQKKWNAKANSYRRMIEFQYNLLQGVKCSSESVKEEILRVKMDYSNEVNQLGLKLKSLAHAAGNYHVLLAENRKLFNEIQDLKGNIRVYCRIRPFLTGQKDKQMTIEYIGENGEVVIANPTKPGKEGHKLFKFNKVYSPASTQGEVFTDIQPLIRSVLDGYNVCIFAYGQTGSGKTYTMTGPNGATKENWGVNYRALNDLFEISQTRSGAISYEVGTQMVEIYNEQVRDLLSSNASQKKLGILTHSQPFGLAVPDATLLPVNSTSDVIELMDIGLKNRAVGATAMNERSSRSHSIVTIHVRGTDLKGGSSLHGNLHLVDLAGSERVDRSEVTGDRLKEAQHINKSLSALGDVIFALAQKSSHVPYRNSKLTQVLQSSLGGQAKTVMFVQLNPDVNSYSESLSTLKFAERVSGVELGAARSTKEGRDVRELMDQVASLKDTISKRDEEIDRLQLLKDLKNNVYNGINAEKRSAASMNKDVNGGVPRVQKPLGGKSIGGAVEKAGLDHDNASDHSDAHSEADSHHSMDDMKNHNEVIQRLDIGQNIIEDDETLGFADRDYEERIMDIVDDLTVETENDATTESPNITQSTKSAEKLEKPRSTTTISRTLYKHPQTASTTLPGSKEPSRLSSAPSLKKTVTGLKSGKRWQ, encoded by the exons ATGAATTCAACATCAGAGCAAAACAATAGAGATTATGCTGGGCTCAGCATCTCAAATGTAGCTGTTAATGGAAGACCATCTGTAGATAGGAATG CTAAGCAGATACTGATTTTGGCTGCGTGGTTGAGGAGTATTTTCCCTGGTCTAAATTTGCCAATCAATGCTTCTGATGAGGACCTCAAAGCATGCTTGTTGGATGCCAATGTGTTGTCCCAAATTCTGAACAAGCTAAGAAAACCTGGTTCTGCAAAGGAG GGAGGTTATGTTATCCATAATTTGGCTTCACGGGCAGAGAAGATCACAAGGTTCCTTGCAGCTATAGCCGACATGGGGATAGTAAAGTTAGACAGTACCGACATCGAAGAT GGATCTATGGACTCTGTTTACAACTGTTTATGGTCAATTAGAGCACGGTTTATGTCGAACGACATGGGAGATAAACCTTTGGGATGTAAATCACCTGCTAAGTCAGAAAACATTCGTTTTGACACATCCTTACATGACCCTTTTTCTCCTATGTCGGGAGAAGAAAGGAGGAAAGTCTTATTTGAATCGAAATTTCTTCGTACCCTGAGTAGTCCTATTATGTCAG AACCATTGGGTGGATCAAATCACCAGGTTGGCCATAAGTTTCACGAAGTGTTTCAACTAAAGCAAGGTCGTTATGCTGATCTTCCGGCTGCAAAAATTTCAGAAATGATGAAATCAAATAGTCTAGAC CATCTCTTATTGCAGAATGCTCCAACACAATCACTTTTGAGTGTGGTGAACGGAATTCTTGATGAAAGTGTGGAAAAAAAGAATGGTGAAATTCCTCAT cgtGTGGCATGCCTGTTAAGAAAAGTAGTTCAAGAAATTGAGCGGCGTATTTCTACTCAAGCGGAACATCTTCGAACT CAAAACAATCTTTTCAAGGCCCGTGAAGAGAAATTCCAGTCTCGAATAAGAGTGCTCGAGGCACTTGCATCAAACATTAATGAAGAAAATCAG tGTGTTCTTAGCCAGCTGCAACAAACAAAG CAAGCTGAGAAGACTAAAgcggaagaaaagaagaattcTGTCAATGAGGATGTGACCAGGTTGATTAAAGAAAGAGATGAATGCAAAGCAGAGATTGTACTCTTGAAGCAAGAATTGGAAACCGCTAAGAAGACATATGAGTTGCGTTGCTTGCaagtggaaatggaaaaagGTGAGGAtgtgagtaggttgatgaaaGAAAGAGATGAGAGCAAGGTAGAAATTACAATGTTGAAGCAAGAGTTAGAAATAGCTAAGAAAACATATGAATTACGTTGTTTGCAAGTAAAAACAGAAAAAGGTGAGGATGTGGTTAGATTGATTAAAGAAAGAGATGAAAGTAGAGAAAAAATCACAATGTTGGAACAAGAGTTGGAAACAACAAAAGAGATGTACGAATTGCGTTGCTTGCAAGTGAAAACAGAAAAAGGGGAGGATGTGAGTAGGTTGATTGAAGAAAGAGATGAAAACAAAGCCGAGATCACAAAGTTGAAGCAAGAGTTGGAAACAGCAAAGAAGACGTATGAATTACATTGCTTGCAAGTGGAAGCAGAAAAAGAGGAGGACGTGAGTAGGTTGATTAAAGAAAGAGATGAGAGCAAAGCCGAGATCACAATGTTGAAGCAAGAGTTGGAAACAACTAAGAAGACGTATGAATTGCGTCATTTGCAAGTGGAAACGAAAAAAGGTGAGGATGTGACTAGGTTAATTGAAGAAAGAGATGAAAGTAGAGCAGAAATTATATCCTTGAAGCAAGAGTTGGAAACAGCCAAGAAGACATATGAATTGCGTTGCTTGCAATTAGAAACAGAAAATGATGAGGGTATGACTAGGTTGATTAAAGAACGAGacgaaagcaaagtaaagatcgTAACATTGAAGCAAGAGTTAGAAACAGCTAAGAATGCATATGAATTGCGTTGCTTGcaattagaaaaggaaaaagatgaaGATGTGGCTAGGTTGATTATGGAAAGAGATGAAAGTAAAACAGAGATTGCTATGCTAAAGCAAGAGTTGGAAACGGCTACAAAAACATATGAATTGCGTTGCTTGCAAGTGGAAACAGAAGCAAAATCTGCTCAATTAATGCTCAAGGAAAGGATAAAAGAACTTGAGGATCTCTTGGAAGATTCAAGTAATGAAGTGCAAAAACTTACAACAAGTTTTGAATCGAAGCAAAAAAAATGGAATGCAAAAGCAAACAGCTACAGGCGTATGATAGAATTTCAATACAATCTACTACAG GGTGTTAAATGCTCCTCGGAGTCTGTTAAAGAAGAGATTTTGAGAGTGAAGATGGACTATTCAAATGAAGTCAACCAATTAG GACTCAAACTCAAATCATTAGCACATGCAGCTGGAAACTATCATGTGTTGCTGGCTGAAAATAGAAAATTGTTTAATGAGATACAGGATTTAAAAG GAAACATCAGAGTGTATTGTCGAATAAGGCCGTTTTTGACCGGGCAGAAAGACAAACAGATGACCATAGAATATATTGGTGAAAATGGAGAAGTGGTCATCGCAAACCCAACCAAGCCTGGGAAAGAAGGTCATAAGTTATTTAAGTTTAACAAGGTGTACAGCCCAGCATCAACTCAAG GGGAGGTCTTTACTGATATCCAACCATTGATACGATCTGTACTTGATGGATACAATGTTTGCATATTTGCCTATGGCCAAACTGGTTCTGGAAAGACATATACAATG ACCGGTCCTAATGGTGCTACTAAGGAGAACTGGGGAGTTAATTATCGAGCGCTCAACGACCTTTTTGAAATCTCTCAAACTAGAAGTGGTGCCATTTCCTATGAAGTTGGCACACAGATGGTTGAAATTTATAATGAACAAGTGAGGGATTTACTTTCAAGCAACGCTTCCCAGAAGAA ACTTGGGATTTTGACTCATTCCCAACCATTTGGACTTGCGGTACCTGATGCTACCTTGCTTCCAGTGAACTCAACCTCAGATGTTATAGAACTAATGGACATTGGACTGAAGAACAGAGCAGTTGGTGCCACTGCCATGAACGAAAGAAGTAGTCGGTCACATAG TATTGTGACTATTCATGTGCGTGGGACGGATTTGAAGGGTGGTTCCTCATTGCATGGAAATCTTCATTTGGTAGATCTTGCTGGAAGTGAGCGGGTTGACCGCTCTGAAGTTACAGGAGATAGACTCAAAGAAGCacaacatataaacaaatcatTGTCCGCACTTGGTGATGTCATTTTTGCTCTAGCACAAAAGAGCTCTCATGTTCCATATAGAAATAGCAAGCTCACTCAAGTCCTTCAAAGCTCTCTTG GCGGTCAAGCAAAGACGGTCATGTTTGTACAGCTTAATCCCGACGTGAACTCATATTCTGAGTCCTTGAGCACACTAAAGTTTGCAGAGAGAGTTTCGGGAGTTGAGTTAGGAGCAGCTCGGAGCACCAAGGAAGGAAGGGATGTTAGAGAGCTAATGGACCAG GTGGCATCTCTGAAAGACACTATCAGCAAAAGGGATGAGGAGATTGATAGGCTACAACTTCTCAAAGACCTCAAGAACAATGTGTATAACGGTATCAATGCCGAGAAGCGCAGCGCAGCTTCTATGAACAAAGATGTGAATGGCGGAGTGCCAAGAGTTCAGAAGCCTTTGGGTGGGAAGAGCATAGGAGGAGCTGTGGAGAAAGCTGGTTTAGATCATGACAACGCATCAGATCATAGTGATGCGCATTCTGAAGCAGACTCACATCATTCGATGGATGATATGAAGAACCATAACGAAGTTATTCAGCGACTAGACATAGGTCAGAATATTATTGAAGATGATGAGACATTAGGATTTGCAGATCGAGATTATGAAGAAAGAATAATGGACATTGTTGATGATCTTACTGTTGAAACAGAAAATGATGCAACTACAGAAAGTCCGAATATCACTCAATCCACAAAATCAGCAGAGAAGTTGGAAAA GCCCAGATCTACAACTACTATTTCTAGGACTTTGTATAAACATCCACAAACTGCATCAACAACACTGCCAGGATCCAAGGAGCCTTCAAGGTTATCCTCAGCACCAA GTCTTAAGAAAACTGTAACAGGACTCAAGTCTGGTAAAAGATGGCAGTAA
- the LOC120091074 gene encoding kinesin-like protein KIN-14P isoform X7, which yields MLDATPKQFSTMNSTSEQNNRDYAGLSISNVAVNGRPSVDRNAKQILILAAWLRSIFPGLNLPINASDEDLKACLLDANVLSQILNKLRKPGSAKEGGYVIHNLASRAEKITRFLAAIADMGIVKLDSTDIEDGSMDSVYNCLWSIRARFMSNDMGDKPLGCKSPAKSENIRFDTSLHDPFSPMSGEERRKVLFESKFLRTLSSPIMSEPLGGSNHQVGHKFHEVFQLKQGRYADLPAAKISEMMKSNSLDHLLLQNAPTQSLLSVVNGILDESVEKKNGEIPHRVACLLRKVVQEIERRISTQAEHLRTQNNLFKAREEKFQSRIRVLEALASNINEENQCVLSQLQQTKQAEKTKAEEKKNSVNEDVTRLIKERDECKAEIVLLKQELETAKKTYELRCLQVEMEKGEDVSRLMKERDESKVEITMLKQELEIAKKTYELRCLQVKTEKGEDVVRLIKERDESREKITMLEQELETTKEMYELRCLQVKTEKGEDVSRLIEERDENKAEITKLKQELETAKKTYELHCLQVEAEKEEDVSRLIKERDESKAEITMLKQELETTKKTYELRHLQVETKKGEDVTRLIEERDESRAEIISLKQELETAKKTYELRCLQLETENDEGMTRLIKERDESKVKIVTLKQELETAKNAYELRCLQLEKEKDEDVARLIMERDESKTEIAMLKQELETATKTYELRCLQVETEAKSAQLMLKERIKELEDLLEDSSNEVQKLTTSFESKQKKWNAKANSYRRMIEFQYNLLQGVKCSSESVKEEILRVKMDYSNEVNQLGLKLKSLAHAAGNYHVLLAENRKLFNEIQDLKGNIRVYCRIRPFLTGQKDKQMTIEYIGENGEVVIANPTKPGKEGHKLFKFNKVYSPASTQGEVFTDIQPLIRSVLDGYNVCIFAYGQTGSGKTYTMTGPNGATKENWGVNYRALNDLFEISQTRSGAISYEVGTQMVEIYNEQVRDLLSSNASQKKLGILTHSQPFGLAVPDATLLPVNSTSDVIELMDIGLKNRAVGATAMNERSSRSHSIVTIHVRGTDLKGGSSLHGNLHLVDLAGSERVDRSEVTGDRLKEAQHINKSLSALGDVIFALAQKSSHVPYRNSKLTQVLQSSLGGQAKTVMFVQLNPDVNSYSESLSTLKFAERVSGVELGAARSTKEGRDVRELMDQVASLKDTISKRDEEIDRLQLLKDLKNNVYNGINAEKRSAASMNKDVNGGVPRVQKPLGGKSIGGAVEKAGLDHDNASDHSDAHSEADSHHSMDDMKNHNEVIQRLDIENDATTESPNITQSTKSAEKLEKPRSTTTISRTLYKHPQTASTTLPGSKEPSRLSSAPSLKKTVTGLKSGKRWQ from the exons ATGCTTGATGCCACTCCCAAGCAGTTTTCAACTATGAATTCAACATCAGAGCAAAACAATAGAGATTATGCTGGGCTCAGCATCTCAAATGTAGCTGTTAATGGAAGACCATCTGTAGATAGGAATG CTAAGCAGATACTGATTTTGGCTGCGTGGTTGAGGAGTATTTTCCCTGGTCTAAATTTGCCAATCAATGCTTCTGATGAGGACCTCAAAGCATGCTTGTTGGATGCCAATGTGTTGTCCCAAATTCTGAACAAGCTAAGAAAACCTGGTTCTGCAAAGGAG GGAGGTTATGTTATCCATAATTTGGCTTCACGGGCAGAGAAGATCACAAGGTTCCTTGCAGCTATAGCCGACATGGGGATAGTAAAGTTAGACAGTACCGACATCGAAGAT GGATCTATGGACTCTGTTTACAACTGTTTATGGTCAATTAGAGCACGGTTTATGTCGAACGACATGGGAGATAAACCTTTGGGATGTAAATCACCTGCTAAGTCAGAAAACATTCGTTTTGACACATCCTTACATGACCCTTTTTCTCCTATGTCGGGAGAAGAAAGGAGGAAAGTCTTATTTGAATCGAAATTTCTTCGTACCCTGAGTAGTCCTATTATGTCAG AACCATTGGGTGGATCAAATCACCAGGTTGGCCATAAGTTTCACGAAGTGTTTCAACTAAAGCAAGGTCGTTATGCTGATCTTCCGGCTGCAAAAATTTCAGAAATGATGAAATCAAATAGTCTAGAC CATCTCTTATTGCAGAATGCTCCAACACAATCACTTTTGAGTGTGGTGAACGGAATTCTTGATGAAAGTGTGGAAAAAAAGAATGGTGAAATTCCTCAT cgtGTGGCATGCCTGTTAAGAAAAGTAGTTCAAGAAATTGAGCGGCGTATTTCTACTCAAGCGGAACATCTTCGAACT CAAAACAATCTTTTCAAGGCCCGTGAAGAGAAATTCCAGTCTCGAATAAGAGTGCTCGAGGCACTTGCATCAAACATTAATGAAGAAAATCAG tGTGTTCTTAGCCAGCTGCAACAAACAAAG CAAGCTGAGAAGACTAAAgcggaagaaaagaagaattcTGTCAATGAGGATGTGACCAGGTTGATTAAAGAAAGAGATGAATGCAAAGCAGAGATTGTACTCTTGAAGCAAGAATTGGAAACCGCTAAGAAGACATATGAGTTGCGTTGCTTGCaagtggaaatggaaaaagGTGAGGAtgtgagtaggttgatgaaaGAAAGAGATGAGAGCAAGGTAGAAATTACAATGTTGAAGCAAGAGTTAGAAATAGCTAAGAAAACATATGAATTACGTTGTTTGCAAGTAAAAACAGAAAAAGGTGAGGATGTGGTTAGATTGATTAAAGAAAGAGATGAAAGTAGAGAAAAAATCACAATGTTGGAACAAGAGTTGGAAACAACAAAAGAGATGTACGAATTGCGTTGCTTGCAAGTGAAAACAGAAAAAGGGGAGGATGTGAGTAGGTTGATTGAAGAAAGAGATGAAAACAAAGCCGAGATCACAAAGTTGAAGCAAGAGTTGGAAACAGCAAAGAAGACGTATGAATTACATTGCTTGCAAGTGGAAGCAGAAAAAGAGGAGGACGTGAGTAGGTTGATTAAAGAAAGAGATGAGAGCAAAGCCGAGATCACAATGTTGAAGCAAGAGTTGGAAACAACTAAGAAGACGTATGAATTGCGTCATTTGCAAGTGGAAACGAAAAAAGGTGAGGATGTGACTAGGTTAATTGAAGAAAGAGATGAAAGTAGAGCAGAAATTATATCCTTGAAGCAAGAGTTGGAAACAGCCAAGAAGACATATGAATTGCGTTGCTTGCAATTAGAAACAGAAAATGATGAGGGTATGACTAGGTTGATTAAAGAACGAGacgaaagcaaagtaaagatcgTAACATTGAAGCAAGAGTTAGAAACAGCTAAGAATGCATATGAATTGCGTTGCTTGcaattagaaaaggaaaaagatgaaGATGTGGCTAGGTTGATTATGGAAAGAGATGAAAGTAAAACAGAGATTGCTATGCTAAAGCAAGAGTTGGAAACGGCTACAAAAACATATGAATTGCGTTGCTTGCAAGTGGAAACAGAAGCAAAATCTGCTCAATTAATGCTCAAGGAAAGGATAAAAGAACTTGAGGATCTCTTGGAAGATTCAAGTAATGAAGTGCAAAAACTTACAACAAGTTTTGAATCGAAGCAAAAAAAATGGAATGCAAAAGCAAACAGCTACAGGCGTATGATAGAATTTCAATACAATCTACTACAG GGTGTTAAATGCTCCTCGGAGTCTGTTAAAGAAGAGATTTTGAGAGTGAAGATGGACTATTCAAATGAAGTCAACCAATTAG GACTCAAACTCAAATCATTAGCACATGCAGCTGGAAACTATCATGTGTTGCTGGCTGAAAATAGAAAATTGTTTAATGAGATACAGGATTTAAAAG GAAACATCAGAGTGTATTGTCGAATAAGGCCGTTTTTGACCGGGCAGAAAGACAAACAGATGACCATAGAATATATTGGTGAAAATGGAGAAGTGGTCATCGCAAACCCAACCAAGCCTGGGAAAGAAGGTCATAAGTTATTTAAGTTTAACAAGGTGTACAGCCCAGCATCAACTCAAG GGGAGGTCTTTACTGATATCCAACCATTGATACGATCTGTACTTGATGGATACAATGTTTGCATATTTGCCTATGGCCAAACTGGTTCTGGAAAGACATATACAATG ACCGGTCCTAATGGTGCTACTAAGGAGAACTGGGGAGTTAATTATCGAGCGCTCAACGACCTTTTTGAAATCTCTCAAACTAGAAGTGGTGCCATTTCCTATGAAGTTGGCACACAGATGGTTGAAATTTATAATGAACAAGTGAGGGATTTACTTTCAAGCAACGCTTCCCAGAAGAA ACTTGGGATTTTGACTCATTCCCAACCATTTGGACTTGCGGTACCTGATGCTACCTTGCTTCCAGTGAACTCAACCTCAGATGTTATAGAACTAATGGACATTGGACTGAAGAACAGAGCAGTTGGTGCCACTGCCATGAACGAAAGAAGTAGTCGGTCACATAG TATTGTGACTATTCATGTGCGTGGGACGGATTTGAAGGGTGGTTCCTCATTGCATGGAAATCTTCATTTGGTAGATCTTGCTGGAAGTGAGCGGGTTGACCGCTCTGAAGTTACAGGAGATAGACTCAAAGAAGCacaacatataaacaaatcatTGTCCGCACTTGGTGATGTCATTTTTGCTCTAGCACAAAAGAGCTCTCATGTTCCATATAGAAATAGCAAGCTCACTCAAGTCCTTCAAAGCTCTCTTG GCGGTCAAGCAAAGACGGTCATGTTTGTACAGCTTAATCCCGACGTGAACTCATATTCTGAGTCCTTGAGCACACTAAAGTTTGCAGAGAGAGTTTCGGGAGTTGAGTTAGGAGCAGCTCGGAGCACCAAGGAAGGAAGGGATGTTAGAGAGCTAATGGACCAG GTGGCATCTCTGAAAGACACTATCAGCAAAAGGGATGAGGAGATTGATAGGCTACAACTTCTCAAAGACCTCAAGAACAATGTGTATAACGGTATCAATGCCGAGAAGCGCAGCGCAGCTTCTATGAACAAAGATGTGAATGGCGGAGTGCCAAGAGTTCAGAAGCCTTTGGGTGGGAAGAGCATAGGAGGAGCTGTGGAGAAAGCTGGTTTAGATCATGACAACGCATCAGATCATAGTGATGCGCATTCTGAAGCAGACTCACATCATTCGATGGATGATATGAAGAACCATAACGAAGTTATTCAGCGACTAGACATAG AAAATGATGCAACTACAGAAAGTCCGAATATCACTCAATCCACAAAATCAGCAGAGAAGTTGGAAAA GCCCAGATCTACAACTACTATTTCTAGGACTTTGTATAAACATCCACAAACTGCATCAACAACACTGCCAGGATCCAAGGAGCCTTCAAGGTTATCCTCAGCACCAA GTCTTAAGAAAACTGTAACAGGACTCAAGTCTGGTAAAAGATGGCAGTAA